The following DNA comes from Candidatus Neomarinimicrobiota bacterium.
CGCGATGTCCATATCGGACAAATGCCGTACATCTGATTCGGGGAATGACACAGTAAATGAATGAGATCCCGAGGGCTCAACTTTTGAATTGTAAACATTCAGCCGACCCCAATATAGTGTTGCCGGGAATTGATTTTTTCCTCGATCGCCCCATGCTATCCACGTGTTTCCGCTTAGGGTGAAAATGGCAATCCCCTCGAGATTCATTGGCTTTTTTACTCCGGGGATTTGGAATTCATTTTTTAGGATTAACCTATTATTTCGTGGATTGTATCGCAGTTGGTAACATTTCCCGGAACTTTCCATTGCGATGAATTGATTGGTCTTTCCGGGATAAATATCAAGCGCTTCTAAGTCAAATGGAAGTGAAGCTGTAGGCCAATTCAATTGCTCATAGTAATTGTCATCGGAAATAAATCCGATTCTGGCTTGATCAGCTTGTTTGTTATCGTGAACCACCACCATTCCTTTGCTCAATTGGCCAATGCCGCTGATAGAATACTCTCTTTCAAGACTGATTAATTCCCACCTGTCGGAATCTTGTGCAGATAGAATTGAAAATGCACAAATCAGTGAAATGGTGAAGGACAAATTTCTATAGATCTTTAATTAAGGATAATTAAATCTTTGGTCGTCTGATTTAATACTTCGCAGCTGTCTTTACGAATAATAACATCATCTTCGATGCGGACGCCTCCCCAGCCGGGGATATAAACACCTGGCTCAATGGTCATAACATAATTTTCTTCTACAACATCATTGCTTATTTCGCTGAACCTGGGCCATGTATGAATTTCGAGACCAATCCCGTGTCCGGTGCCGTGAATAAAATATTTTCCGTAACCTTTGCTGTTAATATAATCTCTACAGGCAGTATCAACTGCTTTGCAGGAAACACTCGCTTTAGCGGCGTCTATTCCGCGCTGTTGCGATTCTTTCACAATTTGGTATACTTCGTGATGTTTTTCTGTTGCTTCTCCCACTACCGGCGTTCGCGTCATGTCCGCGTGGTATCCGGCATATTTTGCTGCAGCGTCAATCACAATAAAATCACCCTTCTCAAAGGGTCTTTCTGAAGGCTGTGCATGGGGCAACGCTCCGTTAGGGCCGCCGGCTACAATTGGCGAATATGCTTCACCATCACCATGTTTCATATAAAAAGATGATAATGTGCTCGCCACCTGTTTTTCCGTCGTCCCAGGTTTTAGCATTGGTATAATAGATTCATACGCTTTATCAGTTATTTCTACCGCGGTGCGCAAAACATCAATTTCTATTTTATCTTTTACAGCAGCTAATTTTTCAAGAACCAGTGATGTTCCTTGCCATTTTGTTTTTGGGAGCAGACTCTGAATAATATCATACTGACCCACTGTAACTCTGTCTTTTTCAAATGCAAGATTCAACCCGTCGGGAATGAGACCTTCGTTTTTTGCGGTTTGAAAATGATTGTGTGTCCCAATGTGAATGGTGCATCCCTTTACTTCTTGATTTGCCTGCTCTGTATAACGGCCGTCTGATAAAAAATAACTTCCATCAGGTGTGACCAGGCACGAACCAGCCGAGCCGGTAAATCCGCAAATATATCGAACATTCGTTAAATGAGTGATGAATATTCCATCAAGGCCATCACTCGCCAATTTTGATTTTAGGACTTCCTGCCGGCGGATAAAATGAGACTCACTCATTTGTTTCTCCCTGAATGGCTATTCGTTCTTTTGTGATGCGTTCCAAATCTTCTCCCTTGGCTTCGAGCATATTCAAAACATCCAAAGCCTGGTCATTTAATCCCTGATTTCTAAGAATGGTTACCATGGTAAATGTTGCAAGCCTGGGGCTAATAGAAAACGGTGCAGATGCTGTGGGCTTTGGCTGTGCAGGGAGTGCCACAATTATTGGCTCGGGTATTACCGGGTCCGGTGTTGCTGGAAGATCAGATGGATTTTTCTCTTCAAAATATTGGAGCGCTTCTTCATGGGTCGGGTCCAATTTTTTAACCGTTTTCCAAGCACGCGTAAGAGTTCCGCCAGCTCTGCCTAATTCTGTTTGAATTTTCGCTAGAGCAATGGCTGCATTTAAATGATCAGGACATTCCTTTAGTACGGCTTTAAATCCTTTTTCAGATGTTTCGATATTCCCGTCAGCACGATCTACTTCAGCTAAAATAAATAAACCGTCCGGTTGGGTAGGGTGTTGTTTTAAGCCGATGTCACATACTTTCCGGGCTCGTGGTGCATCGCCACCCTTCAAATATGCGTCTGCTAAAACGGGAAACAAAATTGTATTAAAATTATCCGCGAAATACAATTCCAATTCTGTTTTATTGGATAGATTCATCGCCGATTTTCTTCGACCCATCCGGAAATATAATCAATTGTTTCCTGCACAGGCGTTCCGGGTCCAAACAAAGTTCCCACACCAATATCTGCAAGGGACTGTTTGTCCTTTTGGGGAATAATTCCACCACCTGTAAGTAATACATCATTCATGTTTTTTTCCTGCATCAGTTCATATACTTTCGGGAAAATCGTCATGTGGGCGTTATTCATGCTGGATAACGCAATCACATCCGCATCTTCCTGTAAGGCTGCTGAAACTATCATTTCCGGCGTTTGCCGAAGCCCTAAATAAATGACTTCCATCCCAGCATCGCGATATGCAGCAGCAAGTACTTTAATACCGCGGTCGTGTCCATCCAGCCCGGGCTTGGCCATAACAATTCTGATTTTTCTTTCCATAAGGTAAAATTTACAACCTGTTGTTTAAATAATCACACCGATAGAATTTTCAATGCTCAGGGTTTACCCTCCAATACAAATGTGACCGGGCCGTCGTTTACCAATGATATTTCCATCATGGCACCAAATTCGCCGGACGCAACCGGGATGTCTTCTTTTTTCATTCCATCTATAAAATATTCATAAAGTCTTTCTCCGATTTCGGGAGAAGCAGCGTTGAGGAAACTCGGTCGTCGTCCTTTGCTCGTATCTCCGCATAAAGTAAACTGGCTTACTACTAAAGCAGATCCATTTTTATCTTTAATTGAGAGATTCATTTTTTCATTTTCATCATTAAATAATCGAAGACGGGTAATTTTGTTAATAAGATAATCTGCGTCCGATTCTTTGTCAGATTTTTGAACCCCAAGAAAAATTACCAAACCAGTATCAATTTCCCCAACAACATTTTTTAAAACAATTGCTTTTCCATGGGAACATCTTTGAATGACAGCCTTCATGTTCTAATCTAATTATTCAACCCAAATGTTGTCTTTTCCATACGTGTCTCTAAGCTTCCCTAAAAAATCTTTACTTGAAGATACTTTTATGTTATGAGCAAAAACTTTCTGCTTACGACCATTTTTGCCAACCATGTGAAATACTAATCCACATTTTCCCCGGAAATTAGAAGACAACTCAAACAGTGCATCAATATCGTCCGGTTTCATCCGATCTGTTTCTACTTGAATATTGACTCGTTTCGAATAATAATCTCTAGCCAACTCAATTGGAATGATTTCATCTACAATCAGTTTTAAATCGCTAAAATCTGATTTGTCAGTCGGGCGTCCGGATAGAATGACAATTGAATCTCTCTTAATTAAATCACGATATTTCTCGAACGTATCTGCAAAAGCTAGGATCTCTGCATGCCCTCCTATGCATTCAAGCTGGAAGAAAGCCATTTGCCGATTCTTTTTATCAAAATGTTTTTTGATTTCTCCAACCATTCCGCCCAAACGAATTTTTTCTTGAATTACATTTTCGGTGCCATCCGAAAAATCAAATGTGCTCATATCTTCTAATTCAGCTGCGTATTTTAACAAAGGGTGACCGGATACATACATTCCAGTAACTTCTTTTTCATATTCAAGTCTATCGCTTTCCGGCCATTTTTCTTTCCTCGGGATGACCGGAACCAAGGTGCTTGTTCCATCGGTTGCCCCCGAACCAAAAAGATCAACTTGTTTTCTACGTTTGTTTTCTTGCACATTTTGACCATACCTCAAAGCAAGATCAATTCCGGAATATTTCGTTGCTCGGTTACCATCCAAAGAATCCATCGCACCTGACTTAATAAGGCTTTCCAATACCTTTCGGTTTACACTCCCAAGATCAAACCCTGCGCAAAAATCGAATAGCGACTTACAAGATTTATTGTTTTTTCGTCCCGCCAAAATATTTTCTAACGCCTTTGAACCAACATTTTTAATTGCATTCAGACCAAATGAAATCGTTTTTTTATCCACAGGTTTGAAATGAATTTCTGATACATTAATATCTGGAGGATCCACCTTAATTCCGAGCTTTCTGCATTCATTGATTAGAATAACAACACGATCCGTGTTCCCCATTTCGCTTGTGAGATTTGCTGCCATAAATTCTGCAGGATGATGTGCTTTTAACCAAGCGGTTTGATAAGCAATAATGGCGTATGCCGTTGAGTGGCTTTTATTAAACCCATATTGAGCAAACTTTTCAATTAAACCAAAGATTTCGTCTGCAGCATTTTTTTCAAAACCATTTTCTTGTGCGCCTGTTATAAATTTTACCTTTTGCTCTTTCATCAGACTTTTAATTTTTTTACCCATTGCTCGTCGCATTATATCCGCTTCTGCAAGCGAATATCCGGCAATCTCATTGGCAATCTGCATCACCTGCTCCTGATAAACGATAATACCGTAGGTTTCTTTAAGAATAGGTTCAAGAGATTCATGCAAATAGGTTATTTTTGTTTTACCATGCTTCCGTTTAATAAAATTATCAATATTTTGCATGGGGCCGGGACGATATAAAGCATTCATGGCAATCAAATCTTCTATTTGAGTCGGTTTCAGCTTTTTCAAAAATTCACGCATGCCAGAAGATTCAAATTGAAACACCCCAATTGTCAAACCTTTTGCAAAGATTTTATACACTTTTGTATCATCAAGCGGAAGTTTATTAATGTCAACTTTTTCACCCTTATCTTGGATTAGTTTTACAGCTTGATCTATAACCGTCAAATTCCTGAGGCCCAAAAAATCCATTTTTAATAAACCGAGCGATTCGAGTCCTTTCATATCATATTGAGAGGTTACGTCGCCCTGCGGTGATTTATAGAGCGGAACGAAATCCGTAAGATCGCTGGGAGCAATAACTACGCCGGCGGCATGCGTAGAGGCATGACGATTCATCCCTTCTAACACCAGCGCATGTTCAATCACATCTTTATAATCCCCTTCGGCCGCTTCTTTTAATTCTTTGCTTTGATCAATAGACTCTCCCAATGTAACGCCGGGACCAAATGGAATCATTTTAGCCAAGCGATCCATTTCTGAAAAAGAGCGACCCAGAACTCTGCCAACATCTCGCACAACTTGTTTCGCTTTCAATTTCCCAAAAGTAATAATCTGAGTTACAGATTTTTCACCATATTGATCGCGGATATAATCAATAACTTCTCCTCGTCGTTCAACGCAAAAATCAATATCAATATCAGGCAGGCTTGATCGTTCAGGATTTAAAAACCGTTCGAAAAGTAGATTGTACCGAATAGGATCAACGGTAGTAATGCCCAACGCATAAGCAACAATGCTTCCTGCGGCAGAACCACGCCCCGGACCAACTGGCACACCATTATCTTTTGCATATTTCACAAAATCCATTGTGATTAAAAAATATCCAGCAAAACCCATTTTCTTTATTACAGATAATTCATGGTCTAACCGATGTTGTAATTCTGGAGTGATTGTGCCATATAGTTTATTGATCCCCACAGTAGAAACTTGTCTGAGATAATAATCCGGATCGGAAGAAGATCCATTTTCGGGAATCGGGAAATGGGGGAGATGGTATTCCCCAAGCGGAATATTAATATCAATACTTTCAGCAATTCGGCGTGTATTTTCAATCGCTCCCGGCACATGTTTAAACAATGCATGCATTTCATCCTGAGTTTTAAAATAAAATTCAGATGTGGCGTATCGAAGACGATTTGGATCATTTTGCTCTTTCCCGGTTCCAAGGCAAATCAAAATATCGTGAGCTTGCGAATGTTCTTGGCGAGCATAGTGTGCATCATTTGTAGCAACGAGTGGTAAATCTAATTCCTTGGCAAGTTTTACCATGTTTTCAATATTTAGAGACTCTTCTTCGATTCCGTGGTTTTGTACCTCTAAATAATATCTTCCGGGAAATATTTCAGCAAATTGTAATGCCGTCGCTTTTGCGCCATCCCAATCCCCTTTTAACATTTTTTCAGGGACATCGCCCTTCAAGCACCCGGAACAACAAATAATTCCCTCACTATGTTCCTTTAACAAATCCATGTCAATACGCGGTCGATAATAAAATCCTTCGAGATACCCATATGTCACCAATTTCATTAAATTTTTATAACCGGTATAATTTTGCGCAAGCAATAATAAATGGTTGTTCCCCCAGCCGCCTTCCGCTTTCGGCTTTTTGTCAAATCGGCTTCCCTGCGCAACATATATTTCACAACCAATAATTGGATTGATTCCTGTTTCAGCTGCTTTTTTATAAAAGGGAATCGTGCTAAACATATTGCCATGTTCAGTTAAAG
Coding sequences within:
- the dnaE gene encoding DNA polymerase III subunit alpha, with amino-acid sequence MPSEFVHLHNHSDYSLLDGAQTVSTLVNTIDDLGMDSVALTEHGNMFSTIPFYKKAAETGINPIIGCEIYVAQGSRFDKKPKAEGGWGNNHLLLLAQNYTGYKNLMKLVTYGYLEGFYYRPRIDMDLLKEHSEGIICCSGCLKGDVPEKMLKGDWDGAKATALQFAEIFPGRYYLEVQNHGIEEESLNIENMVKLAKELDLPLVATNDAHYARQEHSQAHDILICLGTGKEQNDPNRLRYATSEFYFKTQDEMHALFKHVPGAIENTRRIAESIDINIPLGEYHLPHFPIPENGSSSDPDYYLRQVSTVGINKLYGTITPELQHRLDHELSVIKKMGFAGYFLITMDFVKYAKDNGVPVGPGRGSAAGSIVAYALGITTVDPIRYNLLFERFLNPERSSLPDIDIDFCVERRGEVIDYIRDQYGEKSVTQIITFGKLKAKQVVRDVGRVLGRSFSEMDRLAKMIPFGPGVTLGESIDQSKELKEAAEGDYKDVIEHALVLEGMNRHASTHAAGVVIAPSDLTDFVPLYKSPQGDVTSQYDMKGLESLGLLKMDFLGLRNLTVIDQAVKLIQDKGEKVDINKLPLDDTKVYKIFAKGLTIGVFQFESSGMREFLKKLKPTQIEDLIAMNALYRPGPMQNIDNFIKRKHGKTKITYLHESLEPILKETYGIIVYQEQVMQIANEIAGYSLAEADIMRRAMGKKIKSLMKEQKVKFITGAQENGFEKNAADEIFGLIEKFAQYGFNKSHSTAYAIIAYQTAWLKAHHPAEFMAANLTSEMGNTDRVVILINECRKLGIKVDPPDINVSEIHFKPVDKKTISFGLNAIKNVGSKALENILAGRKNNKSCKSLFDFCAGFDLGSVNRKVLESLIKSGAMDSLDGNRATKYSGIDLALRYGQNVQENKRRKQVDLFGSGATDGTSTLVPVIPRKEKWPESDRLEYEKEVTGMYVSGHPLLKYAAELEDMSTFDFSDGTENVIQEKIRLGGMVGEIKKHFDKKNRQMAFFQLECIGGHAEILAFADTFEKYRDLIKRDSIVILSGRPTDKSDFSDLKLIVDEIIPIELARDYYSKRVNIQVETDRMKPDDIDALFELSSNFRGKCGLVFHMVGKNGRKQKVFAHNIKVSSSKDFLGKLRDTYGKDNIWVE
- a CDS encoding cobalamin B12-binding domain-containing protein, with the translated sequence MERKIRIVMAKPGLDGHDRGIKVLAAAYRDAGMEVIYLGLRQTPEMIVSAALQEDADVIALSSMNNAHMTIFPKVYELMQEKNMNDVLLTGGGIIPQKDKQSLADIGVGTLFGPGTPVQETIDYISGWVEENRR
- a CDS encoding aminopeptidase P family protein encodes the protein MSESHFIRRQEVLKSKLASDGLDGIFITHLTNVRYICGFTGSAGSCLVTPDGSYFLSDGRYTEQANQEVKGCTIHIGTHNHFQTAKNEGLIPDGLNLAFEKDRVTVGQYDIIQSLLPKTKWQGTSLVLEKLAAVKDKIEIDVLRTAVEITDKAYESIIPMLKPGTTEKQVASTLSSFYMKHGDGEAYSPIVAGGPNGALPHAQPSERPFEKGDFIVIDAAAKYAGYHADMTRTPVVGEATEKHHEVYQIVKESQQRGIDAAKASVSCKAVDTACRDYINSKGYGKYFIHGTGHGIGLEIHTWPRFSEISNDVVEENYVMTIEPGVYIPGWGGVRIEDDVIIRKDSCEVLNQTTKDLIILN
- a CDS encoding D-tyrosyl-tRNA(Tyr) deacylase, which translates into the protein MKAVIQRCSHGKAIVLKNVVGEIDTGLVIFLGVQKSDKESDADYLINKITRLRLFNDENEKMNLSIKDKNGSALVVSQFTLCGDTSKGRRPSFLNAASPEIGERLYEYFIDGMKKEDIPVASGEFGAMMEISLVNDGPVTFVLEGKP